The following are encoded together in the Tamandua tetradactyla isolate mTamTet1 chromosome 14, mTamTet1.pri, whole genome shotgun sequence genome:
- the LOC143655029 gene encoding LOW QUALITY PROTEIN: olfactory receptor 4L1-like (The sequence of the model RefSeq protein was modified relative to this genomic sequence to represent the inferred CDS: substituted 1 base at 1 genomic stop codon) — protein sequence MDMKNSSMIFGFVLLGLTSNWELEMFFLFTFLLAYAAIMTGNLLIVVTIIFDSHLHSIPMYFLLGKLSFLEMFISTITTPKMVFDLLRENKTISWWGCMAQMFFLHFLGGSEMTLLIVMAVDWYIAICKPLRYTTIMNHRVLVGSVLLSWAVGFVHTMSQMVFTITLPFCGPNVVDNIFCDLPLVLKLACTDTYVLELLVIADSGLLSFIGFMLLLISYTIILVTVQCXSSGALSKALSTLSAHITVVTLFFGPCIFIYPWSFSSYSVDKFLSVFYSVITPLLNPIICTLRNQEMKAVMRRLRTQHISSRQDF from the coding sequence ATGGATATGAAGAACAGCTCAATGATATTTGGGTTTGTTTTGTTAGGACTCACCAGCAACTGGGAACTTGAAATGTTctttctcttcacatttttgtTGGCCTATGCAGCAATCATGACAGGAAACCTTCTCATTGTGGTCACCATAATCTTTGACTCTCACCTGCACTCCATTCCAATGTACTTCCTCCTTGGAAAACTCTCCTTTCTTGAAATGTTTATTTCCACAATTACAACCCCTAAGATGGTCTTTGATCTCCTCAGGGAGAATAAAACAATTTCCTGGTGGGGCTGCATGGCTCAGATGTTCTTCCTCCACTTTTTAGGGGGCAGTGAGATGACTCTTCTCATAGTCATGGCTGTGGATTGGTACATTGCAATCTGCAAACCTCTCCGCTACACAACCATCATGAACCACCGGGTTCTCGTGGGCTCAGTGCTGCTGTCATGGGCTGTTGGTTTTGTGCACACCATGAGCCAGATGGTTTTTACTATCACATTGCCCTTCTGTGGTCCCAACGTGGTGGACAACATTTTCTGTGATCTTCCCCTTGTTCTAAAGCTCGCCTGCACTGACACCTATGTCCTGGAGCTGCTGGTGATTGCTGACAGCGGACTGCTGTCCTTCATCGGCTTCATGCTCCTGCTCATTTCTTACACCATCATCCTGGTAACTGTCCAGTGTTGATCCTCTGGGGCTCTCTCCAAGGCCCTGTCCACCCTGTCTGCTCACATCACTGTAGTCACTCTGTTCTTTGGGCCTTGCATCTTCATTTATCCTTGGTCATTTAGTAGCTATTCAGTAGATAaatttctctctgtgttttattCAGTTATCACACCTTTACTGAACCCCATTATTTGTACCTTGAGGaatcaagagatgaaagcagtgaTGAGAAGACTGCGGACCCAGCACATCAGCTCCAGACAGGACTTCTAG